TCCCTTTGAAGTAATTCTGACCCTGAAATATGATGCCGCAGAGAGCATATCCGGACCATATGCCGACTCGCTGACGCCATTCGTCATTCTTGACACCAGGAACAAGATCGTGCAGGAAAAAGGAACGGTCACCAGCACCTACCGGCTGAGGACCGCAGCTTTCAGCACCGGCGATCTAATGGTCCCGCCGATCAGGTTCCTGGTCAAACGCGACACGATCGTGGATACGCTTAGCAGCGATCCCGTAAAAGTGACGATCGCCAGCGTGCTCCCAGCCGGGATGAAAGACATCAACGATCTCAAACCCGCGGTCGAATTCCCGAATTACGCGCTGCTCGTGATCATGGCGCTGACCATCGGCATTGCCGCCCTGGGCATCATCGGGTCCAGGCTCTGGAAAAATATCAGGAGATCAAGGGTTCATGCTGAACCGCCGGTACCGCCCTGGGATGAAGCGCTCAAGGCTATCGACGCGCTGCCCTGGCAGGAATGGACGGGCAAAGGACTGGTCAAGAAATATTATTACGCGCTTACCGAGATCATCAAGCGGTACCTGGAACGGCGGTTCGAATTCAGCGCGGCCGAGCAGACGACCACCGAGATCCTGCATAATCTCAAATTGCGCGGGGTTGGATTGCGCGATAATTTCGGCGCCTTCTTCACTCGTGCCGATCTCATCAAGTACGCCAAGGTAATGCCACCGGGCGAAGAACTGGCGCGCGCGGTCATCGTGGCGCGGGACCTGGTAAACGGAACAAAGCCGCAGACTGAAAAGGCGGACGCATGAGTTTCGCGCATCCGGCATACCTGTTGCTACTCGTGCCCATAGTACTCCTGGTCATCTGGGAGCTGACAAAAAAGGAAAGCAGCATCAGCTTTTCGAACCTGGATTTTTTTAAAACCGCAGCGCGGCGCGGCCGAGTCCTCAAGCATATGCCGCTGGCGTTCTACACCGCCACCCTCGTCCTGATCGTCATTGCGCTCGCCCGGCCCCAGAAAGGCCGCATCTACGAGGAACAGGAAACTAAAGGTGTGGATATAATGCTATGCCTCGACATATCGGGCACGATGCAGGCTGAGGATTTCAGCCCGCTCAACCGTCTATATGTCGCCAAGGAACGCGCCAAGGTCTTTGTCAGCAAACGAGCTGGCGACCGTATTGGATTGGTCATCTTTGCCAGCCAGGCATTGACCCAGTGCCCCCTAACCACCGATCACAAAGTGCTCACTGATCTTATCGACCGCGTTGACCTGGGGATCATCCAGGACGGGACCGCCATCGGCATGGGCCTGGCAACAGCGGCAGCGCGGCTCAGAGATTCCAAAGCCAAGGAAAAGATCATAATTCTGCTCACCGACGGTCTGAACAACACGGGCGAGATCGCCCCGCTGACCGCGGCGCAGCTGGCGCAAGCATACGGCATCAAGATCTACTGCATCGGTGTCGGTTCAAAGGGACCGGTGCCGATACCGGTGTACGATCCGGTCTTCGGCAAGCAGTATGCGCGGGTGGAAGTTGACCTTGACATGAACATGCTCAATGAGATCTCCGCGCTCACCAGCGGCCAAGCTTTCCTGGCAACTGACAGCGATGCCCTGAAAGCAATATATGATGAGATCGACAAGCTGGAGCCGACTACCTTCAAGGTGGCGAAACATACCTTGTACCAGGAAAGGGCCGGGATTTTCATGCTCCCTGCCGTGATCCTGCTGGGAATCGCGCTGTTCTTATCTTCGGCGCTGCTGCGCAGGCTACCATGAAATACGGCGCTCCCCAATTTTTGTACCTCTTGCTGGCTGTACCCGGGATCATAGCGCTCCTCGCGATCAGCTATCACCGGAAGAAAAAACGCCTGGAGCGTTTCATCGACCGGCCGCTGATCGCCGGGCTTACCGCATCTTATAATACCTGGCTTTGGTGGTTAAAACACGCGCTCATCGTTGCCGGACTGGCATGCCTGCTGATCAGCGCGGCCCGTCCCAAGTGGGGTGAAAAGTTGCAGATCTACAAGGGCAAGGGCATTGACATCGTGGTGGCACTCGACGCTTCAAAAAGCATGCTGGCCCAGGATATCAAGCCCAGCCGGATCGAGCGTGCAAAAACCGACCTGTCTGCACTGCTTGACAACCTATCCACCAACCAGGTCGGCATCACGGCGTTCGCCGGCGACTGCTACGTGATGTGCCCGATGACCACGGACATCGAAGCGGCCAAACTTTTTCTGGATATTATCGACCCGAACACGGTGCCCCGTCCCGGCACAAACCTTGAAAAAGCCGTGGCCGTATCCGCTTCGCTGTTCGACCCCAAGGAGGACGCCCACAAAGCGCTGATCCTGATTACAGACGGCGATAATCTTGAAGGCAACCCGCTCCCGGCAGTTGATTACGCAACTAGCCAGGGTATAAGGATATTCACGATCGGCATGGGCACGCTCGAAGGCGCGCCGGTACCGGTCACTGACGCCCAGGGTAACCTTACCCAGTACAAGAAGGACAGGGAAAACAATATCGTGATCTCAAGACTTGCCGACCGGGAACTCATGATCATTGCCAAGGCCGGCAACGGCCGATATTACCGGAGCGACGGTCTCTACATAAACCGCCTTCTCAACGAACTCGAAGGGATGAGGAAAAAAGAGATCGGCGGCGGCGAATACGTCGAATATATCGAGCGCTATCAATACTTCCTGCTCGCCGCGTTTCTTTTCATCCTCGCCGGGCTCTTTATCAGCGACCGGCGCGGGCCTTGGTTACCAGACCATGCAACGGCCTTTATCAAGAATTTGATCCGGTCGGGCCTGCGGAGAAACGCACATGTCTAACTACCTGAAATCCTTTTTGAAAATTGGGGATTTTGAATTTGAAATTTATTTGGTATTGGGGATTTGGTTTTTGGCATTCCCATTGAGTCTACTCAATGGGGATGTCGGTTCCAGCATGCGCCGGGGCAACGCCCTTTACAAAAAAGGCAGTTACGAGGAAGCCTACAAGAAGTACCAGGAAGCGCTGGTTCAGGAACCTGACAACACCGATATTCACTATAACATCGGCCGCGCTCTTTACAAAATGAGTAAACTACCAGAGGCGATAAGCGAATTCCAACTGGCGCTCATGACTAAAAACAAAAGATCGCAGGCAAACACTTTTTTTAATATCGGCAACTGCCAGTTCAAACAACAGCAGCTTGACGCCGCCATAAACTCGTACACGACCGCCCTGATCCTTGATCCGCGCGATGTCAAAACGAAACAAAATCTTGAGTTCTGCCTGCAGCTGAAGGACAAGATGAAGAGCCAGCCACAGGGCGATTCGACCCAGCAGAAGCAGCCGCAACCGCAACAGAATCCGCCGGGTCAGGCGCAGCCACAGCCGGACCAGATCGGCAAGGATGAAGCGAACCGGCTAATCCAGGCAATGAAGAACCGCGAAAAAGAGAACATGAAGAACAAGAAAGAACCGATCGAGAAAGAACATGTGGAAAAAGACTGGTAAAATCCTGATGGCAAATTCCAAACCCCAAGCACTAAATCCCAAACAATATCAAATATCCAAATCACAATTTTTTAAAATCTGGACAACCGCGATTTTACTACAGGTTTTCGCGGTCGCTGCGGAGCTCAATTTCTCGGCATCGGTAGACCGCTCAACCGTGGGACTGGGAGAACAGGTCGTGCTCACCGTGACCGTATGCGGCGAGAACATTGGCAACATCCCGACGCCGGAACTGCCGTCCACGCAGGATTTTACCGTCACCAACCGTTCGTCTTCCCAATCGACCAGCATCCAGTTCATCAACGGCAAAATGACCCAGCAGGGTTCGATCAGCTTTGTCTATTATCTCAGCCCGGTCAAAGAAGGAAATTTTACGATCGGTGTCTGCAAGCTTACGTACGATGGTAAAACCTATGAAACACAGCCGGTCGCGGTCCAGGTTATCAAGGGATCTACGGGCGGTCCGCCGGCAACGGTCGCGCCGCCAGGTACGACACCGGTAGAACCGGGCACGTCGCTGGAAGGCGAACT
This DNA window, taken from bacterium, encodes the following:
- a CDS encoding VWA domain-containing protein; the protein is MSFAHPAYLLLLVPIVLLVIWELTKKESSISFSNLDFFKTAARRGRVLKHMPLAFYTATLVLIVIALARPQKGRIYEEQETKGVDIMLCLDISGTMQAEDFSPLNRLYVAKERAKVFVSKRAGDRIGLVIFASQALTQCPLTTDHKVLTDLIDRVDLGIIQDGTAIGMGLATAAARLRDSKAKEKIIILLTDGLNNTGEIAPLTAAQLAQAYGIKIYCIGVGSKGPVPIPVYDPVFGKQYARVEVDLDMNMLNEISALTSGQAFLATDSDALKAIYDEIDKLEPTTFKVAKHTLYQERAGIFMLPAVILLGIALFLSSALLRRLP
- a CDS encoding tetratricopeptide repeat protein produces the protein MSLLNGDVGSSMRRGNALYKKGSYEEAYKKYQEALVQEPDNTDIHYNIGRALYKMSKLPEAISEFQLALMTKNKRSQANTFFNIGNCQFKQQQLDAAINSYTTALILDPRDVKTKQNLEFCLQLKDKMKSQPQGDSTQQKQPQPQQNPPGQAQPQPDQIGKDEANRLIQAMKNREKENMKNKKEPIEKEHVEKDW
- a CDS encoding VWA domain-containing protein, whose translation is MKYGAPQFLYLLLAVPGIIALLAISYHRKKKRLERFIDRPLIAGLTASYNTWLWWLKHALIVAGLACLLISAARPKWGEKLQIYKGKGIDIVVALDASKSMLAQDIKPSRIERAKTDLSALLDNLSTNQVGITAFAGDCYVMCPMTTDIEAAKLFLDIIDPNTVPRPGTNLEKAVAVSASLFDPKEDAHKALILITDGDNLEGNPLPAVDYATSQGIRIFTIGMGTLEGAPVPVTDAQGNLTQYKKDRENNIVISRLADRELMIIAKAGNGRYYRSDGLYINRLLNELEGMRKKEIGGGEYVEYIERYQYFLLAAFLFILAGLFISDRRGPWLPDHATAFIKNLIRSGLRRNAHV